Proteins co-encoded in one Mycobacterium mantenii genomic window:
- a CDS encoding WS/DGAT/MGAT family O-acyltransferase, with amino-acid sequence MKRLSGWDSVLLYSEAPNVHMHTIKAAVIELDADRRSFDVDAFRQVIAGRLNKLDPFCYQLVEVPFSFHHPMWREHCDVDLNYHIRPWRLAPPGGRRELDEAIGQIASTPLDRSRPLWEMYFVEGLANNRIAVVGKIHHALADGVASANLMARGMDLQPGPEGGPYVCDPAPTTRQLMTSAFADHMRHVGRLPHTIRYTAQGLGRVRRSSRKFSPELTRPFEPPPTFMNHKITAERRFATATLSLADVKETGKRLGVTINDMVLAMATGALRTLLLRYDGKAEPLLASVPMSFDFSPERISGNRFTGVLVGLPTDSDDPLERVRCSHENAIAAKESNQLMGPELVSRWAAYMPPAPTQAFFRWASGRDGHNKLLNLNISNVPGPRERGRVGGALVTEIYSVGPLTAGSGLNITVWSYVDQLNISVLSDGATLEDPHEVSDAMVADFIEIRRAAGVSEKLTVIEAAMAPA; translated from the coding sequence GTGAAAAGGCTTAGCGGGTGGGACTCTGTACTGCTGTACAGCGAAGCGCCGAACGTTCACATGCACACCATCAAGGCCGCGGTCATCGAGCTGGACGCCGACCGCCGGTCGTTCGACGTCGACGCCTTTCGGCAAGTCATTGCCGGGCGGCTGAACAAGCTCGATCCGTTCTGCTACCAGCTCGTCGAGGTGCCGTTCAGTTTCCACCACCCGATGTGGCGGGAGCACTGCGACGTCGACCTGAACTATCACATTCGCCCCTGGCGGCTGGCGCCGCCCGGGGGCCGCCGCGAGCTGGACGAGGCCATCGGGCAAATCGCCAGCACGCCGCTGGATCGCAGCCGTCCGCTGTGGGAGATGTACTTCGTGGAGGGCTTGGCCAACAACCGGATCGCGGTCGTCGGCAAAATTCATCACGCCCTGGCCGACGGTGTCGCGTCGGCGAACCTGATGGCCCGGGGCATGGACCTGCAGCCGGGCCCGGAGGGCGGCCCATACGTCTGTGACCCGGCGCCCACCACCCGGCAGCTGATGACGTCGGCCTTCGCTGACCACATGCGCCATGTCGGGCGGCTGCCGCACACCATCCGCTACACCGCCCAGGGTCTGGGCCGGGTCCGCCGCAGCTCGCGGAAATTCTCCCCGGAACTGACACGGCCCTTCGAGCCGCCGCCGACCTTCATGAACCACAAGATCACCGCGGAGCGTCGGTTCGCCACCGCCACCCTGTCGCTGGCCGACGTCAAGGAGACCGGCAAGCGGCTCGGGGTCACGATCAACGACATGGTGCTGGCGATGGCGACCGGCGCGCTGCGTACCCTGCTGTTGCGGTACGACGGCAAGGCCGAACCGCTGTTGGCGTCGGTGCCGATGAGTTTCGACTTCTCGCCCGAACGGATCTCCGGCAACCGCTTCACCGGCGTGCTGGTGGGTCTGCCGACGGATTCCGACGATCCGCTGGAGCGGGTGCGGTGCAGCCACGAGAACGCCATCGCCGCCAAGGAGAGCAACCAGCTGATGGGGCCGGAGCTGGTCAGCCGGTGGGCGGCCTACATGCCGCCCGCGCCCACCCAGGCCTTCTTCCGCTGGGCGTCCGGCCGCGACGGGCACAACAAGCTCCTCAACCTGAACATCTCCAACGTTCCCGGTCCGCGGGAGCGCGGCCGGGTGGGCGGGGCACTGGTGACCGAGATCTATTCGGTGGGCCCGTTGACCGCCGGCAGCGGCCTCAACATCACCGTGTGGAGTTACGTCGATCAGCTCAACATTTCGGTGCTGTCCGACGGTGCCACGCTCGAGGACCCGCACGAGGTTTCCGACGCCATGGTCGCCGACTTTATCGAAATACGCAGGGCCGCAGGAGTTTCCGAAAAGCTGACGGTCATCGAGGCCGCGATGGCTCCGGCGTGA
- a CDS encoding alpha/beta hydrolase: protein MTASGPGITDCVKWLLRARPGDYALALSAAGASLPVVGKHLEPLGGLTAMGVWGARNAPEAIAAATKDWFTPGIGDARRRDRASTQQVSLAALRGVVAAADLEMEWPVAEKTPPIWDGLRQRRYLYRRAVHYGDHPDQVLDVWRRKDLPAQPAPVLIFLPGGAWVHGKCMGQGSALMSRLAEQGWVCLAVNYRVSPHHRWPRHIIDVKTAIAWARANVDKFGGDRDFVAIAGCSAGGHLCALAGLTPDDPQFRAKLPEGADTSVDAVVGIYGRYDWEDRSTPERERFVEFLERVVVKKSIARRPEIFRDASPIARVHRNAPPFLVIHGSKDTVIPVEQARSFVERLRAVSHSMVGYLEFPGAGHGYDLIDGERAGAAAHVTSLFLNQIYRTKTRVGAKEVI, encoded by the coding sequence ATGACGGCGAGTGGACCGGGCATTACCGATTGCGTCAAATGGTTGCTCCGGGCCCGTCCCGGCGACTATGCGCTGGCGCTGAGCGCGGCCGGGGCTTCGCTGCCCGTGGTCGGCAAGCACCTTGAGCCCCTTGGTGGTTTGACCGCCATGGGTGTCTGGGGCGCAAGGAACGCGCCGGAGGCGATCGCCGCGGCGACCAAGGATTGGTTCACACCAGGGATCGGCGACGCCCGGCGCCGCGATCGGGCGAGCACCCAACAGGTCTCCCTCGCCGCGTTGCGCGGAGTCGTGGCGGCCGCGGATCTCGAGATGGAATGGCCGGTCGCCGAGAAGACACCGCCGATCTGGGACGGTCTGCGTCAGCGCCGCTACCTGTATCGCCGCGCCGTCCACTACGGCGACCACCCCGATCAGGTGCTCGACGTCTGGCGGCGCAAAGACCTGCCCGCACAGCCCGCGCCGGTCCTGATCTTCCTGCCGGGCGGCGCCTGGGTGCACGGCAAGTGCATGGGCCAGGGGTCGGCGCTCATGTCGCGGCTCGCCGAGCAGGGATGGGTGTGCCTGGCGGTCAACTATCGCGTCTCGCCGCACCACCGCTGGCCGCGCCACATCATCGACGTCAAAACCGCGATCGCGTGGGCGCGCGCCAACGTCGACAAGTTCGGCGGTGACCGCGATTTCGTTGCGATAGCGGGGTGTTCGGCCGGCGGCCACCTGTGCGCGCTGGCCGGGCTGACGCCCGACGACCCGCAGTTCCGGGCGAAGCTGCCCGAGGGCGCGGACACCTCGGTGGACGCGGTCGTCGGAATCTACGGCCGCTACGACTGGGAGGACCGCTCGACGCCGGAGCGCGAACGGTTCGTCGAATTCCTGGAGCGGGTCGTGGTGAAAAAGTCGATCGCCCGTCGCCCCGAGATTTTCCGCGACGCGTCCCCGATCGCGCGCGTGCACCGCAACGCGCCGCCGTTCCTGGTCATTCACGGCAGCAAGGACACCGTCATCCCGGTCGAGCAAGCGCGCAGCTTCGTGGAGCGGTTGCGGGCGGTGTCGCATTCGATGGTCGGCTATCTGGAATTCCCCGGTGCCGGACACGGGTACGACCTCATCGACGGCGAGCGAGCCGGCGCCGCGGCGCACGTCACTTCGCTGTTCCTTAACCAGATTTACCGAACCAAGACGCGCGTCGGGGCAAAAGAGGTTATCTGA
- a CDS encoding class I SAM-dependent methyltransferase translates to MLGQLYDRALGGERCWIRHDDGELRPLPAHRWLGVRCPGDGSGPTFDEAVDEVFDEAVTQMCTGPTIELGCGPGRLVARLIQRGIPALGIDRSATAIQLAGRGGAPALLGDVFEPLPGTGLWQTVLLVDGNVGLGGDPRRILGRAFELLARGGRCVAEFEAEAIGICSRWVRLESAGEVGPWFRWASVGVDSAAALAAQVGLTLTGVRLAGGRVIADLVAL, encoded by the coding sequence ATGCTTGGGCAACTTTACGATCGGGCACTCGGCGGGGAGCGATGTTGGATCCGTCATGACGACGGTGAACTACGGCCGTTGCCGGCGCACCGCTGGCTGGGTGTGCGATGTCCGGGTGATGGATCTGGCCCCACATTCGACGAAGCCGTCGACGAAGTTTTCGACGAAGCCGTCACGCAGATGTGCACCGGGCCGACCATCGAGTTGGGCTGCGGTCCGGGCCGGTTGGTGGCGAGGCTGATTCAGCGGGGCATCCCCGCACTCGGTATCGACCGGTCCGCGACCGCGATCCAGCTGGCGGGTCGCGGTGGTGCACCGGCCCTGCTGGGTGACGTGTTCGAGCCATTGCCGGGCACGGGCCTGTGGCAGACGGTCCTGTTGGTCGACGGCAATGTGGGGCTCGGCGGGGACCCGCGGCGAATCCTCGGGCGCGCCTTCGAGCTACTGGCCCGCGGTGGCCGTTGCGTTGCCGAATTCGAAGCCGAGGCCATCGGCATCTGTTCGCGGTGGGTCCGGCTGGAGTCCGCGGGCGAGGTGGGACCCTGGTTCCGCTGGGCATCCGTCGGGGTGGACAGCGCCGCCGCGCTGGCCGCACAGGTAGGGTTGACGCTGACCGGCGTCCGTCTGGCCGGCGGCCGGGTAATCGCCGACCTGGTCGCGTTGTAA
- a CDS encoding alpha/beta fold hydrolase, translated as MTANTPRLATRFVDTVLGTLRVQVSTGTGPAILIWPSLLMTGDLWSGQAAHFGDSHRLVLIDPPGHGGSAPLHAMFSFTDCARCVVDLLDGLAIDTAHFVGNSWGGMIGGTFAALYPDRLNRAVLMNCTASKAGVAQKVQYAVLVRLATALGGIRPPLTHSAVRAFLGPTTLRTRPDVVDTVRNNVQTVDTDSVRWAVRSVVSARPDQHALLGRVTAPVLVVAGAEDATFPVAETRAMADSIRGASFTVLDGVAHLAALEDPGRVNALLDTFLFG; from the coding sequence GTGACCGCCAACACCCCCCGGCTGGCGACGCGGTTCGTCGATACCGTCCTCGGGACGCTCCGGGTTCAGGTGAGTACGGGGACCGGGCCCGCCATCCTGATATGGCCCAGCCTGTTGATGACGGGCGACCTGTGGTCCGGGCAGGCCGCGCACTTCGGCGACAGCCATCGCCTGGTGCTCATCGATCCGCCCGGCCACGGTGGCAGCGCGCCGCTGCACGCGATGTTCAGTTTCACCGACTGCGCGCGCTGCGTCGTCGACCTGCTGGACGGCCTCGCCATCGACACCGCGCACTTCGTCGGCAATTCGTGGGGAGGGATGATCGGCGGCACCTTCGCCGCCCTCTACCCCGACCGCCTCAACCGCGCGGTGCTGATGAACTGCACGGCATCGAAAGCCGGTGTCGCGCAAAAGGTGCAGTATGCGGTCTTGGTGCGGTTGGCGACCGCGCTGGGCGGAATCCGGCCGCCGCTGACCCACTCGGCCGTCCGCGCCTTTCTGGGCCCGACGACGCTGCGCACCCGCCCGGACGTGGTCGACACCGTGCGGAACAACGTGCAGACGGTCGACACCGATTCGGTCCGCTGGGCGGTGCGCAGCGTGGTCTCCGCGCGGCCGGACCAGCACGCCCTGCTAGGCCGCGTCACGGCCCCGGTTCTGGTGGTCGCCGGCGCGGAAGACGCCACCTTTCCGGTGGCCGAAACCCGCGCCATGGCCGACTCGATTCGCGGGGCGTCCTTCACCGTGCTCGACGGCGTCGCGCACCTCGCGGCGCTGGAGGACCCCGGTCGGGTGAACGCGCTGCTCGACACGTTCCTGTTCGGCTGA
- a CDS encoding alpha/beta hydrolase → MTDNDVHPDLQRFARFAPRRLVGPRTLPFVRNGLAWRGRLGKPVAGVEAITLASGAGVRLFRPAGVTGATPALLWIHGGGYVIGTAQQDDQLCSGFSRRLGITVASVDYRLAPEHPYPTPLEDCYAALTWLAGLPAVDRYRIAIGGASAGGGLAAALALLARDRAEVSPAFQLLTYPMLDDRSSATAPSAKYRLWDNRSNRFGWAAYLGNADPGVAVPGRRDDLSGLPPAWIGVGTHDLFHDEDLAYAERLQAAGVPCQVETIPGAFHGFDLVLPKAQVSQRFFDSQCNSLRAALAPTA, encoded by the coding sequence GTGACGGACAACGATGTTCATCCTGACCTGCAGCGATTTGCCCGCTTCGCCCCACGACGGCTCGTCGGCCCCCGCACCCTGCCGTTCGTGCGGAACGGGCTCGCGTGGCGGGGGCGGCTCGGCAAGCCTGTCGCCGGCGTCGAGGCGATCACGCTCGCTTCGGGGGCGGGTGTTCGGCTGTTCCGCCCGGCCGGGGTCACCGGGGCGACGCCGGCGCTGCTGTGGATCCACGGCGGCGGGTACGTGATCGGCACCGCCCAGCAGGACGACCAGCTGTGCAGCGGGTTCAGCAGGCGGCTGGGCATCACCGTCGCATCGGTGGATTACCGCCTAGCGCCCGAACATCCGTATCCCACACCGCTGGAAGACTGCTATGCGGCACTCACGTGGCTGGCCGGGTTGCCGGCGGTGGACCGCTACCGCATCGCCATCGGCGGCGCCAGTGCCGGCGGCGGCCTGGCGGCGGCCCTGGCCCTGCTGGCCCGCGACCGCGCCGAGGTGAGCCCGGCATTCCAGCTGCTGACCTACCCCATGCTCGACGACCGCAGCTCTGCCACCGCGCCCAGTGCGAAATACCGGCTGTGGGACAACCGCAGCAACAGGTTCGGCTGGGCGGCATATCTGGGCAACGCCGATCCCGGCGTCGCCGTCCCCGGGCGCCGCGACGACCTCAGCGGATTGCCACCGGCCTGGATCGGGGTGGGCACGCATGACCTGTTCCACGACGAAGACCTGGCCTACGCCGAACGCCTGCAGGCCGCGGGGGTGCCGTGCCAGGTCGAAACCATTCCGGGCGCGTTCCACGGCTTCGACCTGGTCTTGCCGAAAGCCCAAGTGTCCCAGCGGTTTTTCGACAGCCAGTGCAACAGTCTGCGCGCCGCGCTGGCCCCCACCGCCTGA
- a CDS encoding amidohydrolase family protein, translated as MLIQRANLLDGTTTDIRVGALIEDMAPPGESLVARAGEGVLYAGGGAVLPGLHDHHVHLRSAASALDSFFVGPPGVSTAAQLTQLLANATPGPDGWIRAVGYHDSVAGELDRGALDAIVPHVPVRIQHRSGALWILNSEALGRVGLAEHPDGRLRSADRGWSLALQRRETDLAELSRRITATGVTGVTDASPDLDADDMASLTAAHQCGEFRPRLSFLSPGKKILHDDRLDLDALTEWIACQHDSGQPVAVHCVTAAQLVVTIAALRAAGSHPRDRIEHAAVVPDDNLADLAELGVTVVTQPNFVAERGDQYLTDVPAAEHDQLWRVASLRNATVPVALSTDMPFGHGDPWTAMRAAVHRSTLQGTVLGRRECVSAREALTMFLGRADQPGRPRTVAIGQPGDLCVLNEPPAVALAALDAGLVAATVICGELVYFAM; from the coding sequence ATGTTGATTCAGCGGGCTAACCTGCTGGACGGGACCACGACAGACATCCGGGTGGGTGCGCTGATCGAGGACATGGCACCGCCGGGTGAGAGTCTGGTGGCGCGGGCGGGGGAGGGCGTGCTGTACGCGGGCGGCGGCGCCGTCCTGCCCGGGCTGCACGACCACCATGTGCACCTGCGCTCGGCGGCCTCGGCGCTGGATTCGTTCTTCGTCGGGCCGCCCGGGGTCAGCACGGCGGCGCAGCTCACCCAATTGCTGGCGAACGCCACACCCGGGCCCGACGGCTGGATTCGCGCTGTGGGCTACCATGATTCGGTTGCCGGAGAACTGGACCGGGGCGCCCTGGACGCCATCGTTCCGCACGTTCCGGTGCGCATCCAGCACCGCAGCGGGGCGCTGTGGATCCTCAATTCCGAAGCGCTGGGGCGGGTCGGCCTGGCCGAACATCCTGACGGCCGGCTGCGCAGCGCCGACCGCGGCTGGTCGCTGGCGCTGCAACGACGCGAAACCGATCTGGCCGAACTGAGCCGCCGGATCACCGCGACCGGCGTCACCGGCGTCACCGACGCCAGCCCCGATCTCGATGCCGACGACATGGCGTCGCTGACGGCGGCGCACCAATGTGGCGAGTTCCGGCCGCGGCTGAGTTTCCTGTCGCCGGGCAAGAAGATCCTGCACGATGATCGCCTGGACCTCGATGCCCTAACGGAATGGATTGCCTGCCAACACGATAGCGGCCAGCCGGTGGCCGTGCACTGCGTGACCGCGGCCCAGCTGGTGGTGACCATCGCGGCCCTGCGTGCGGCCGGCAGCCATCCGCGAGACCGCATCGAACACGCCGCCGTGGTGCCCGACGACAACCTCGCCGACCTCGCCGAGCTCGGGGTCACGGTGGTGACGCAGCCCAACTTCGTCGCCGAGCGCGGCGATCAGTACCTCACCGACGTCCCCGCCGCCGAGCACGATCAGCTGTGGCGCGTCGCGTCCCTGCGCAACGCGACGGTGCCGGTCGCGCTGTCCACCGACATGCCCTTCGGCCACGGCGACCCCTGGACGGCGATGCGCGCCGCGGTGCACCGCAGCACACTTCAGGGCACCGTGCTGGGAAGGCGTGAATGTGTCTCGGCGCGAGAGGCTTTGACGATGTTTCTGGGCCGGGCGGATCAGCCGGGACGGCCGCGCACCGTGGCGATCGGGCAGCCGGGGGACCTGTGCGTGCTCAACGAGCCGCCCGCTGTGGCACTGGCCGCCCTCGACGCCGGGCTGGTGGCGGCCACCGTCATCTGCGGCGAGTTGGTGTACTTCGCGATGTGA
- a CDS encoding CoA transferase translates to MSSALLKGESQPVEEWGSSGLAYLTGLPDGPADFSRAGVLTRAHDVASAIGDYLGIGVDAVSLLTGRAALLGLTRRGRISPGGGTRLLTARDGCCALTLSRADDLDAVPALLQVDDVAADPWPALQRWAATHSLGEIVERAGLLDIPVAGLGEAAPAPPRLGPSAARTAPRTPQGLLVADLSSMWAGPLCGRLLARAGATVVKVESPRRPDGTRAGNRAFFDWVNSEKLSYTVDFDSKANELGELLAASDIVIEGSRPAALARRGLGPDDVIPRAGRIWLQIIGYDGRRPGFGDDTAVAGGLVGTSVQGPVFCGDAIADPLTGLEAALAVAESLGRGGGESIRVSMAGVAATYAALPAAPSASSAPVSPPSAPPASRRASGLGADNEKVRHLVSQRRCLSC, encoded by the coding sequence GTGAGTTCGGCTTTGTTAAAAGGGGAGTCCCAGCCGGTCGAAGAGTGGGGCAGCAGCGGGCTGGCCTACCTGACCGGCCTGCCCGACGGTCCCGCCGACTTCTCCCGCGCCGGCGTGTTGACCCGCGCGCACGACGTGGCCTCGGCCATCGGTGACTACCTGGGTATCGGCGTCGACGCGGTGAGCCTGTTGACCGGGCGGGCGGCCTTACTGGGCCTGACCCGCCGCGGCCGGATCTCGCCCGGTGGCGGCACTCGCCTGCTTACCGCCCGGGACGGCTGCTGCGCGCTCACCCTTTCGCGCGCCGACGACCTCGACGCCGTCCCGGCCTTGCTGCAAGTCGATGACGTGGCCGCCGACCCGTGGCCGGCGCTGCAGCGCTGGGCGGCCACCCACTCGCTGGGTGAGATCGTGGAGCGGGCCGGGCTGCTGGACATTCCAGTAGCGGGCCTGGGCGAGGCCGCGCCCGCGCCGCCGCGGCTGGGCCCCAGCGCAGCGCGGACGGCCCCGCGGACGCCGCAGGGCCTGCTGGTGGCCGACCTGTCCTCGATGTGGGCGGGCCCGCTGTGCGGGCGGCTGCTGGCGCGTGCGGGAGCGACCGTCGTCAAGGTCGAAAGCCCGCGCCGCCCGGACGGCACCCGGGCCGGGAACAGAGCCTTTTTCGACTGGGTTAACAGCGAAAAATTGAGCTACACAGTCGATTTCGATAGCAAGGCCAACGAATTGGGGGAACTGCTCGCGGCCAGCGACATCGTCATCGAAGGCTCGCGCCCGGCGGCGCTGGCACGCCGAGGGCTCGGGCCCGACGACGTCATACCACGCGCGGGCCGAATCTGGTTGCAAATCATCGGTTATGACGGCCGCAGACCGGGATTCGGCGACGACACCGCGGTGGCGGGTGGCCTGGTCGGCACCAGCGTCCAGGGACCGGTGTTCTGCGGTGACGCCATCGCCGACCCACTGACCGGGCTGGAGGCCGCCCTGGCGGTGGCCGAATCCCTGGGCCGCGGTGGCGGCGAGTCGATCCGCGTGTCCATGGCCGGTGTCGCCGCAACCTACGCGGCGCTGCCGGCGGCGCCGTCGGCATCGTCGGCGCCGGTGTCACCACCGTCGGCCCCGCCGGCGTCGCGCCGCGCGTCCGGGCTGGGCGCCGATAACGAGAAGGTGCGCCACCTGGTCAGCCAAAGACGTTGCCTATCATGTTGA